One Drosophila virilis strain 15010-1051.87 chromosome 5, Dvir_AGI_RSII-ME, whole genome shotgun sequence DNA window includes the following coding sequences:
- the Ance-4 gene encoding angiotensin-converting enzyme, producing MRYACQAQLLLLIAAIGVTRAGVSSNYDRQAKTFIDQSSERYFKLYNQIASETYSANNEEDFEALFSKLTNVKRIADELVGISREASGFDLSKVQDGELKLALQELRKVGDLFVLGEDYFSSVQMNLAALQKMSTDKDIEPYLGGAKMPNEDDSPLAYYPDIQKIVQRSSDVDELKYYWETWRDKNQIWASVNFYTIVQSYQKAAKILEIPVHQLWYRYDSQEMLQQMEQAMAELRPAYQQLHAFVRHELHKKYGNEVVSANGPIPDHLFQQVLEQAWEEGSIIEAYFPRKDLPQYDDFVQQLSAKALINESESFYTSLGFPPLSAEFHKNQLKEPNEDRPDDDCRPALFDLTPHVYMMYCEKVSFRKLMQYHAHMARVYYAEQKKQLPSYYFKAYNLEYPVGEAVVLSASSPTHLTGRGLAKNVQFTEQTLMNRLFRMGIHTVLNIPLYYVHTKVMHDLLNGTVDMDTVNRHYWRLLEQHAGIEPPTDRTEGAIDFPYKFYVNIEQNYQTKKFISEILGYQFYRALCHQANHRGLLHNCDFYGNFAVGNSLKAMMSLGSTKPWREVVGKVLPKNTGLSSLALLEYYQPIVDWLKTHNKQTKVKIGWNSTQKKVV from the exons ATGCGCTACGCGTGTCaagctcagctgctgctgctgatagcAGCCATTGGC GTGACAAGAGCTGGCGTCAGCTCAAACTACGATCGGCAGGCCAAGACGTTCATCGATCAGTCGAGCGAACGCTACTTCAAGCTGTACAATCAGATCGCCTCGGAGACGTACTCGGCGAACAATGAGGAGGATTTCGAGGCGCTCTTCTCGAAGCTGACCAATGTGAAGCGCATTGCCGACGAGCTGGTGGGCATTTCGCGGGAGGCGAGCGGCTTCGATCTGAGCAAAGTTCAGGATGGGGAGCTGAAGCTGGCACTGCAGGAGCTGCGCAAGGTGGGCGATCTGTTTGTGCTGGGCGAGGATTATTTCTCGTCGGTGCAAATGAATCTGGCAGCATTGCAAAAAATGTCCACGGACAAGGACATCGAGCCATATCTGGGCGGCGCCAAGATGCCCAACGAGGACGACAGCCCGTTGGCCTACTATCCGGACATACAGAAGATTGTACAGCGCAGCAGCGACGTGGACGAGCTGAAGTACTATTGGGAGACATGGCGCGACAAGAACCAGATCTGGGCCTCTGTCAACTTCTACACCATTGTGCAATCGTACCAGAAGGCCGCCAAGATACTGGAGATACCCGTGCATCAGCTCTGGTATCGTTACGACAGCCAAGAGATGCTGCAGCAAATGGAACAGGCCATGGCCGAACTGAGGCCCGCCTATCAGCAGCTGCACGCGTTTGTGCGCCACGAGCTGCACAAGAAATACGGCAATGAGGTAGTCAGCGCGAACGGACCCATACCGGATCACCTGTTCCAGCAGGTGCTCGAGCAGGCTTGGGAGGAGGGCAGCATCATTGAAGCCTACTTTCCGCGCAAGGATCTGCCCCAGTACGATGACTTCGTCCAGCAGCTGAGCGCCAAGGCGCTCATCAACGAGTCCGAGAGCTTCTATACCTCGCTGGGTTTTCCGCCGCTCAGCGCCGAGTTCCACAAGAATCAGCTGAAGGAACCCAACGAGGACAGACCCGACGATGACTGCCGGCCCGCGCTCTTCGATCTAACGCCCCATGTCTATATGATGTACTGCGAGAAGGTCAGCTTCAGGAAGCTGATGCAGTACCACGCCCACATGGCGCGCGTCTACTATGCCGAACAGAAGAAGCAGCTGCCATCGTATTACTTCAAGGCCTACAACCTGGAGTATCCCGTGGGCGAGGCTGTCGTGCTATCCGCCTCCTCGCCCACACATCTGACGGGGCGTGGCCTGGCCAAAAACGTGCAATTCACTGAGCAGACACTGATGAATCGACTCTTTAGAATG GGCATTCACACAGTTCTGAACATACCGCTGTACTATGTGCACACCAAGGTGATGCACGATCTGTTGAACGGTACAGTGGACATGGACACAGTCAACAGGCACTATTGGCGCCTCTTGGAGCAGCATGCGGGTATTGAGCCACCCACGGATCGCACGGAGGGAGCCATAGACTTTCCCTACAAGTTTTATGTGAACATTGAGCAGAATTATCAAACCAA AAAATTCATTTCGGAAATTCTGGGCTATCAATTTTATCGTGCGCTGTGCCATCAGGCAAATCATCGCGGTCTGCTGCACAATTGTGATTTCTATGGCAATTTCGCTGTGGGCAACAGCCTCAA GGCTATGATGTCGCTGGGCTCAACGAAACCTTGGCGTGAGGTAGTTGGCAAAGTTTTGCCCAAAAATACAGGACTCAGCAGTTTGGCGCTCCTGGAATATTATCAGCCCATCGTGGACTGGCTGAAGACGCACAATAAGCAGACCAAAGTTAAGATTGGCTGGAATTCTACACAAAAAA AGGTCGTTTAA
- the PPO2 gene encoding phenoloxidase 2: protein MADKKNLLLLFEHPTEPVFMDKGKKVTVFDVPDNYLTDRYRPISNEVQSRVGEKVEQRVPVREISIPDLRIPMSLGRDEQFSLFIPKHRRIAGRLIDIFVNMRSVDDLQSVAVYARDRVNPVMFNYALSVALLHRPDTQGLDLPSFAQTFPDRFVDSQVFRELREESFVVQPGSRMPIVIPRDYTASDLEPEHRLWYFREDLGINLHHWHWHLVYPFEASDRSIVDKDRRGELFYYMHEQVLARYNMERFSNNLARVQPFNNLREPIVEGYFPKMDSLVASRAWPPRFDNTRLGDLNREQDQINVELGDLERWRDRIFEAIHQGFVLDERGQRMDLDEARGIDILGNIVESSILSPNRTLYGDLHNFGHVFISYSHDTNNKHLESFGVMGDSSTAMRDPVFYRWHAYIDRIFQEHKTRLPAYTDTQLNYSGISITGVQVAANGSQPNVLTTFWQQSDMDLSRGFDFTPRGNVFARFTHLTHLPFTYTINVNNDGGAQRFGYVRIFLAPKNDERGQPMLMREQRLMMVELDKFVVSLNPGPNTIRRRSTESSVTIPFERTFRNLETNRPAAGSAEELEFNFCGCGWPNHMLIPKGLPEGLRCDLFVMVSNYENDRIDQQLVGRCSDAASYCGVRDRLYPDRQSMGYPFDRLPRTGADRLVNFLTPNMSIVDVSIRHENRTTQRQA from the exons ATGGCCGACAAGAAgaatctgctgctgctgttcgagCACCCAACGGAGCCCGTCTTCATGGACAAGGGCAAGAAGGTGACCGTGTTCGATGTGCCCGACAACTATCTGACCGATCGCTATCGCCCCATCAGCAACGAGGTGCAGAGCCGTGTCGGCGAGAAGGTTGAGCAGCGCGTCCCGGTGCGTGAGATCTCCATTCCGGATCTGCGCATACCCATGTCTCTGGGCCGCGACGAGCAGTTCTCGCTGTTCATACCCAAGCATCGACGCATCGCTGGCCGCCTTATTGACATCTTTGTAAACATGCGCAGCGTCGACGATCTGCAGAGCGTGGCGGTCTATGCCCGCGATCGTGTCAATCCGGTCATGTTCAACTATGCGCTGTCCGTGGCGCTGTTGCATCGTCCCGACACCCAGGGCCTGGACCTGCCCTCGTTCGCCCAGACTTTCCCCGATCGCTTTGTCGACTCGCAGGTGTTCCGCGAGCTGCGCGAAGAGTCGTTCGTGGTGCAGCCGGGCTCGCGCATGCCGATTGTCATACCGCGTGACTATACCGCATCCGATCTGGAGCCGGAGCATCGTCTGTGGTATTTCCGTGAGGATCTGGGCATCAATCTGCatcattggcattggcatttgGTGTATCCCTTCGAGGCCTCCGACCGCAGCATTGTGGACAAGGATCGCCGCGGCGAGCTCTTCTACTACATGCACGAGCAAGTCTTGGCTCGTTATAACATGGAACGATTCAGCAACAATCTGGCCCGCGTGCAGCCGTTCAACAATCTGCGCGAGCCAATTGTCGAGGGCTATTTCCCCAAGATGGACTCCCTGGTGGCCAGTCGGGCGTGGCCGCCGCGCTTTGATAACACACGTCTGGGCGATCTGAATCGCGAACAGGATCAGATTAATGTGGAGCTGGGCGACTTGGAGCGCTGGCGCGATCGTATCTTCGAGGCTATCCACCAGGGCTTTGTCCTGGAC GAGCGTGGCCAACGCATGGATTTGGATGAGGCACGCGGCATTGATATACTGGGCAATATTGTGGAGTCCTCCATTCTGTCGCCTAATCGCACCCTG TATGGGGATCTGCACAACTTTGGGCACGTTTTCATCTCCTATTCGCACGACACAAACAACAAGCACTTGGAATCGTTCGGCGTGATGGGCGATTCCTCGACGGCGATGCGTGATCCGGTCTTCTACAGATGGCACGCCTACATCGATCGCATCTTCCAGGAGCACAAGACCCGTCTGCCCGCCTACACGGACACCCAGCTCAACTATTCGGGCATCTCCATAACGGGCGTCCAGGTGGCCGCCAACGGCAGCCAGCCAAATGTTCTGACCACCTTCTGGCAGCAGTCGGACATGGATTTGTCGCGCGGCTTCGATTTCACGCCACGCGGCAATGTCTTCGCCCGCTTCACCCATCTGACCCACTTGCCCTTCACCTACACGATCAATGTTAACAACGATGGAGGCGCCCAGCGCTTTGGCTATGTGCGCATCTTCTTGGCGCCCAAGAATGACGAGCGCGGCCAGCCCATGCTGATGCGCGAGCAGCGCCTCATGATGGTCGAGCTGGACAAGTTTGTCGTCTCCCTAAATCCCGGCCCGAATACCATACGCCGTCGTTCCACGGAGTCCAGCGTGACCATACCGTTCGAGCGCACCTTCCGCAATCTGGAGACGAATCGTCCGGCCGCTGGCAGCGCCGAGGAGCTGGAGTTCAATTTCTGCGGTTGCGGCTGGCCAAATCACATGCTTATACCCAAGGGCCTGCCCGAGGGCCTGCGCTGCGATCTCTTTGTCATGGTGTCCAACTATGAGAACGACAGG ATTGATCAGCAGCTGGTGGGCCGCTGCAGCGATGCGGCCAGCTATTGTGGGGTGCGCGATCGTCTCTATCCCGATCGCCAGTCGATGGGCTATCCCTTCGATCGGCTGCCGCGCACTGGTGCCGATCGCCTGGTCAACTTCCTGACGCCCAACATGAGCATTGTCGATGTTAGCATTCGCCACGAGAATCGCACCACCCAACGCCAGGCCTAG